The Yersinia intermedia genome window below encodes:
- the yfiH gene encoding purine nucleoside phosphorylase YfiH: MSTQLILPDWPMPAGVKACSTTRHGGISESPYDSLNLGTHVGDVATRVAINRQRLVEQAGLPQMPVWLEQVHGTRVLHLDGKAVADVQADAVYSRVAGQVCAVMTADCLPVLFCSLAGDEVAAAHAGWRGLCAGVLEQTLAQFNAAPASIIAWLGPAIGPQQFEVGEEVKQAFINIDPISASAFVPSGTKYLADIYLLAHLRLQAAGIHAIYGGDRCTVSEKQQFFSYRRDGITGRMASLVWLI, encoded by the coding sequence ATGAGTACCCAACTGATACTCCCAGATTGGCCGATGCCTGCCGGTGTTAAGGCATGTAGCACCACCCGTCATGGTGGTATCAGTGAATCGCCGTATGATTCATTAAACCTTGGTACCCATGTTGGTGATGTTGCAACCCGTGTGGCAATTAATCGCCAGCGATTAGTTGAACAGGCAGGCTTGCCGCAAATGCCTGTCTGGTTGGAGCAGGTACACGGCACTCGTGTCCTGCATCTGGATGGCAAGGCGGTAGCTGATGTACAGGCTGATGCGGTTTACAGCCGGGTTGCCGGGCAAGTTTGTGCTGTAATGACCGCAGATTGCCTACCGGTGCTGTTTTGTTCATTAGCGGGCGATGAAGTTGCTGCCGCACATGCCGGTTGGCGTGGTTTATGTGCTGGCGTCCTTGAACAGACGCTGGCACAGTTTAACGCGGCCCCTGCTTCTATTATTGCCTGGTTAGGCCCAGCCATTGGTCCACAGCAGTTTGAAGTGGGTGAAGAGGTAAAGCAGGCTTTTATCAACATCGACCCAATATCCGCCTCAGCTTTTGTTCCCTCAGGCACCAAGTATCTCGCAGATATCTATTTATTGGCTCACTTGCGGCTACAGGCTGCGGGTATTCATGCCATTTATGGTGGTGATCGCTGTACTGTGAGTGAAAAACAACAATTTTTCTCATATCGGCGCGATGGAATCACCGGACGTATGGCAAGTTTAGTCTGGCTGATATAA
- the rluD gene encoding 23S rRNA pseudouridine(1911/1915/1917) synthase RluD — translation MAQQVQLSATVAESQLGQRLDQALAELFPDYSRSRIKEWILEDRVTVDGKTINKPKEKVLGGELVAIDAQIEEDARWAPQDIPLDIVYEDNDILVINKPRGLVVHPGAGNPDGTILNALLYYYPEIMDVPRAGIVHRLDKDTTGLMVVAKTVPAQTRLVEALQAREITREYEAVAIGNMTAGGRVDEPISRHSTKRTHMAVHPMGKPATTHYRIMEHFRAHTRLRLRLETGRTHQIRVHMSHINHPLVGDQLYGGRPRPPRGASDSFISILRGFDRQALHATMLRLYHPISGIQMEWHAALPEDMVELINALKADTEEFKDQMDW, via the coding sequence ATGGCACAACAAGTACAACTCAGCGCAACGGTGGCCGAATCTCAACTCGGTCAACGGTTAGATCAGGCTTTGGCCGAATTGTTCCCTGATTATTCAAGATCTCGCATAAAAGAGTGGATTTTGGAAGACAGGGTCACAGTCGACGGTAAAACAATTAATAAGCCTAAAGAAAAAGTGTTGGGTGGTGAGCTCGTCGCCATTGACGCGCAAATTGAGGAAGATGCCCGCTGGGCGCCTCAAGACATCCCACTTGATATCGTCTATGAAGATAACGATATTTTGGTCATTAATAAACCCCGTGGTTTAGTCGTACATCCCGGAGCCGGCAACCCAGATGGTACGATCCTGAATGCGCTGCTCTATTATTATCCTGAAATCATGGATGTCCCGCGCGCGGGTATCGTTCATCGCCTGGATAAAGATACGACGGGTTTGATGGTGGTGGCAAAAACTGTTCCGGCACAAACGCGTTTGGTTGAAGCGCTGCAAGCGCGTGAAATTACCCGTGAATATGAAGCTGTCGCCATTGGCAATATGACAGCGGGCGGTCGAGTCGATGAGCCAATTTCGCGTCACTCCACCAAGCGTACTCACATGGCTGTGCACCCAATGGGTAAACCAGCAACCACCCATTACCGGATTATGGAGCATTTCCGCGCCCATACCCGCCTGCGTTTGCGTTTAGAAACGGGCCGTACCCATCAGATCCGCGTGCATATGTCTCATATTAACCATCCGCTGGTGGGTGATCAGCTTTATGGTGGCCGTCCGCGCCCACCGAGAGGCGCATCTGATTCCTTTATTTCTATTCTGCGTGGTTTTGATCGTCAGGCATTGCATGCAACCATGTTGCGTTTGTATCACCCTATCAGTGGTATACAAATGGAATGGCATGCAGCATTACCAGAAGATATGGTTGAGCTGATAAATGCGCTGAAGGCTGATACTGAAGAATTCAAAGACCAGATGGATTGGTAA
- the bamD gene encoding outer membrane protein assembly factor BamD: MTRMKYLVAAATLSLVLTGCSSNKDVVPDNPPSELYATAQQKLQDGNFKGAITQLEALDNRYPFGPYSQQVQLDLIYAYYKSADLPLAQASIDRFMRLNPTHPNIDYVLYMRGLTDMALDDSALQGFFGIDRSDRDPQHAKAAFRDFNQLIQNYPNSQYATDAQKRLTFLKNRLAKHELAVAQYYTKRGAYVAVVNRVEQMLRDYPDTQATRDALPLMENAYKQLQLNAEADKVAKIIAANPA; the protein is encoded by the coding sequence ATGACGCGTATGAAATATCTGGTGGCTGCCGCCACGTTGAGCCTGGTGCTGACCGGTTGCTCCAGTAACAAGGACGTGGTTCCCGATAACCCGCCTTCTGAGCTCTATGCTACCGCTCAGCAAAAACTGCAGGACGGTAACTTTAAGGGAGCTATTACGCAACTAGAAGCGTTAGATAACCGCTATCCTTTCGGGCCTTACTCCCAACAGGTTCAGCTTGATTTGATTTATGCGTATTATAAATCTGCTGATCTGCCGTTGGCGCAAGCCTCAATCGATCGCTTTATGCGCCTTAATCCAACACATCCTAACATCGATTACGTATTATATATGCGTGGTTTGACTGACATGGCTCTGGATGACAGTGCATTGCAAGGTTTCTTCGGGATTGATCGTTCAGACCGCGACCCGCAACATGCTAAGGCCGCATTCCGCGATTTTAACCAGTTGATTCAAAACTATCCGAACAGCCAGTACGCAACTGATGCGCAAAAACGCCTGACGTTCTTGAAAAATCGTCTGGCCAAGCATGAACTGGCCGTGGCGCAATATTACACTAAACGAGGCGCTTACGTCGCGGTAGTTAACCGTGTAGAACAAATGTTGAGAGATTATCCTGATACTCAAGCAACCCGTGATGCGTTGCCGTTGATGGAAAATGCTTATAAACAGCTGCAACTCAATGCCGAGGCAGACAAAGTTGCCAAGATAATTGCAGCGAATCCAGCCTGA
- the raiA gene encoding ribosome-associated translation inhibitor RaiA, translating into MTVNITSKQMDITPAIRKHVEDRLTKLDKWQAQLINPHIVLSKDPQGFVADATISTPMGPLVASAKHDDMYAAINELIAKLERQLNKVQHKGEARRAASSVKEANLESVDVEEEESEQEQ; encoded by the coding sequence ATGACAGTCAACATTACCAGTAAGCAAATGGATATTACCCCAGCAATTCGCAAGCATGTTGAAGACCGTCTCACCAAACTGGATAAATGGCAGGCCCAGTTAATAAACCCGCATATTGTACTGTCTAAAGATCCACAAGGATTTGTTGCCGATGCAACTATCAGTACGCCAATGGGGCCATTGGTTGCCAGTGCCAAACATGATGATATGTATGCTGCAATTAATGAGCTTATCGCCAAACTAGAACGCCAATTAAATAAAGTGCAGCACAAAGGTGAAGCTCGCCGCGCAGCAAGTAGTGTTAAAGAAGCCAATCTGGAGTCAGTAGATGTAGAGGAAGAAGAATCCGAGCAAGAACAATAG
- the pheA gene encoding bifunctional chorismate mutase/prephenate dehydratase — MTDNPLLVLRERISALDLKLLALLAERRELAVDVAKAKQLHHRPIRDKERERDLLDALITAAKPYDLDGFYVTRLFQLIIEDSVLTQQALLQHQLNQTALHSARIAFLGPKGSYSHLAARQYAARHFEQLIECGCQKFQDIFTQVETGQADYAVLPIENTSSGSINDVYDLLQHTSLFIVGEITNPIDHCVLVATETDLSKIETVYSHPQPFQQCSQFINRFPHWKIEYCESTAAAMEKVAQINSPTAAALGSEAGGALYNLQVLEHNLANQQQNITRFIVLARKSIEVSEQIPAKTTLIMATGQQSGALVEALLVLRDHGIIMTKLESRPINGNPWEEMFYIDVQANLRSDSMQKALADLAPITRSLKILGCYPSENVVPVNPS; from the coding sequence ATGACCGATAATCCATTACTGGTGCTACGTGAACGCATCAGCGCACTAGACTTAAAACTGCTCGCCTTGCTGGCAGAGCGGCGTGAATTAGCAGTGGATGTCGCTAAAGCTAAGCAGCTTCATCATCGCCCTATTCGCGATAAAGAACGTGAACGTGATTTACTGGATGCACTGATAACTGCCGCTAAGCCCTATGACCTTGATGGATTCTATGTCACCCGTCTGTTCCAACTTATTATCGAAGACTCGGTCTTAACTCAACAGGCACTGTTACAACATCAGCTTAATCAAACTGCCCTGCATTCTGCCCGTATCGCTTTCCTTGGCCCGAAAGGTTCTTATTCACATCTGGCTGCACGTCAATATGCCGCTCGTCATTTTGAGCAACTGATTGAATGTGGTTGTCAGAAATTCCAAGATATTTTCACTCAGGTAGAAACCGGGCAAGCGGATTACGCAGTCTTACCGATAGAGAACACCAGTTCCGGCTCTATTAATGATGTTTATGATTTACTGCAACACACCAGTTTATTCATCGTAGGAGAAATAACTAACCCTATTGACCATTGTGTTCTGGTGGCAACTGAAACCGACCTGAGCAAAATCGAAACCGTATACAGTCATCCACAACCTTTCCAGCAGTGCAGCCAGTTCATTAACCGTTTCCCTCATTGGAAAATTGAGTATTGCGAAAGCACTGCTGCAGCGATGGAAAAAGTGGCACAAATAAACTCGCCGACAGCCGCCGCCTTGGGCAGTGAAGCCGGTGGTGCGCTGTATAATTTGCAGGTGCTGGAACATAATCTGGCGAATCAGCAACAAAATATCACTCGCTTCATTGTTCTTGCCCGCAAGTCGATTGAAGTTTCTGAGCAAATACCGGCTAAAACCACCTTAATTATGGCGACAGGTCAGCAATCAGGGGCACTGGTTGAAGCACTATTAGTGCTGCGAGATCACGGCATCATTATGACGAAACTGGAATCCCGGCCGATTAATGGCAATCCGTGGGAAGAGATGTTTTATATTGATGTGCAGGCTAATTTACGTTCCGATTCGATGCAAAAAGCACTGGCAGACTTAGCCCCCATTACCCGCTCGTTGAAAATACTGGGTTGCTACCCAAGCGAGAACGTGGTCCCGGTCAATCCAAGTTAA
- the tyrA gene encoding bifunctional chorismate mutase/prephenate dehydrogenase: protein MVAELTALRDQIDEVDKALLDLLAKRLHLVAEVGEVKSRYGLPIYVPDREALMLASRRQEAETLGVPPDLIEDVLRRVMRESYTSENDKGFKTLCPQLRPVVIIGGQGQMGRLFSRMLGLSGYQVKTLEQEDWPQAESILADAGMVIVSVPIHVTEEVIGRLPKLPPDCILLDLASVKNKPLQAMLAAHDGPVVGLHPMFGPDVGSLAKQVVVYCDGRDPQAYQWLLEQLQVWGARLHRISAVEHDQNMAFIQALRHFATFAYGLHLAEENVQLEQLLALSSPIYRLELAMVGRLFAQDPQLYADIIMSSEDNLALIKRYYKRFGEAITLLEQSDKQAFVQSFQKVEHWFGDYAERFLVESRSLLRQANDSRL, encoded by the coding sequence ATGGTGGCTGAACTGACCGCTTTACGCGATCAAATTGATGAAGTCGATAAAGCACTGTTGGATTTGTTGGCTAAACGCCTGCATTTAGTAGCAGAAGTAGGTGAAGTTAAAAGCCGTTATGGTTTGCCTATTTATGTTCCAGATCGTGAGGCTTTGATGCTGGCCTCACGCCGACAGGAAGCTGAGACTTTAGGCGTACCACCGGATTTGATTGAAGATGTATTGCGTCGGGTAATGCGAGAGTCTTATACCAGCGAGAATGACAAAGGTTTTAAAACCTTGTGCCCACAGTTGCGGCCCGTAGTCATTATCGGTGGGCAAGGGCAGATGGGGCGTTTATTTAGCCGCATGCTGGGCTTGTCTGGTTATCAGGTGAAAACGCTGGAGCAAGAGGACTGGCCACAGGCCGAGTCCATTCTGGCGGATGCCGGTATGGTGATTGTTAGCGTACCTATTCATGTCACTGAAGAAGTGATTGGGCGATTGCCAAAATTACCGCCAGATTGCATTTTATTGGATCTCGCTTCAGTGAAAAACAAACCGCTGCAAGCCATGCTGGCTGCTCATGACGGGCCAGTTGTGGGTCTGCATCCGATGTTTGGCCCTGATGTGGGCAGTCTGGCAAAGCAAGTGGTGGTGTATTGTGATGGTCGCGACCCACAAGCATATCAGTGGCTGTTAGAGCAGTTACAGGTATGGGGGGCAAGATTGCACCGCATCAGTGCTGTTGAACACGATCAGAACATGGCGTTTATTCAGGCATTACGGCACTTTGCGACGTTTGCCTATGGGCTACATCTGGCTGAGGAAAACGTGCAACTGGAGCAATTGTTGGCACTGTCTTCACCAATTTATCGCCTGGAACTGGCGATGGTTGGGCGGTTGTTTGCGCAAGACCCACAGCTCTACGCCGATATTATTATGTCTTCAGAAGATAATCTGGCGCTGATTAAACGTTATTATAAACGCTTTGGTGAAGCGATTACCTTGCTCGAGCAGAGTGATAAACAAGCCTTTGTCCAAAGTTTTCAGAAAGTCGAGCACTGGTTTGGCGATTATGCAGAGCGTTTTCTGGTGGAAAGCCGTTCATTGCTGCGCCAGGCGAACGACAGCCGCCTGTAA
- a CDS encoding 3-deoxy-7-phosphoheptulonate synthase: MQKDALNNVHISAEQILITPEELKAQFPLSGNDQYAIESARKTIADIVQGRDPRLLVVCGPCSIHDVDAALDYARRLKSLSAELSDSLYIVMRVYFEKPRTTVGWKGLINDPAMDGSFDVEAGLHIARRLLLDLVGMGLPLATEALDPNSPQYLGDLFSWSAIGARTTESQTHREMASGLSMPVGFKNGTDGSLGTAINAMRAAAMPHRFMGINQSGQVCLLQTQGNPHGHVILRGGKTPNYSAQDVAQCEKQMQDAGLTPSLMIDCSHGNSNKDYRRQTAVAESVVEQIKAGNRSITGVMLESHIHEGNQSSEQPRADMHYGVSVTDACINWESTETLLRGMHQELRSVLAARTVEEE, from the coding sequence ATGCAAAAAGATGCGCTCAATAATGTCCATATCAGTGCCGAGCAAATACTGATAACCCCGGAAGAACTGAAAGCCCAGTTTCCTTTGAGCGGCAATGATCAGTATGCGATTGAATCTGCTCGCAAAACTATTGCTGACATTGTTCAAGGACGAGATCCACGGTTATTAGTCGTTTGTGGCCCATGTTCGATCCACGATGTGGATGCTGCTCTGGATTATGCGCGTCGTTTGAAATCACTCTCAGCGGAGTTGAGTGATAGCCTATATATCGTTATGCGTGTCTATTTTGAAAAACCAAGAACCACCGTCGGTTGGAAAGGCCTTATCAACGACCCAGCAATGGATGGTTCTTTCGATGTGGAAGCAGGCTTGCATATTGCCCGTCGATTACTGCTGGATTTAGTGGGTATGGGGTTGCCGCTGGCAACTGAGGCACTGGATCCGAACAGCCCGCAATACCTGGGTGATTTGTTCAGCTGGTCAGCAATTGGTGCGCGTACTACCGAATCACAAACTCACCGTGAGATGGCATCTGGTTTATCCATGCCAGTTGGATTCAAGAACGGCACTGATGGCAGCCTGGGCACAGCAATCAATGCCATGCGTGCGGCGGCTATGCCCCATCGCTTTATGGGGATTAATCAATCCGGTCAGGTTTGTTTGTTGCAAACCCAAGGCAATCCACACGGTCATGTGATTTTACGTGGTGGTAAAACCCCTAACTACAGTGCACAAGATGTCGCTCAGTGTGAAAAACAGATGCAGGATGCGGGACTCACTCCATCCTTAATGATAGATTGCAGTCATGGTAATTCGAATAAAGACTACCGTCGCCAGACTGCCGTCGCTGAATCTGTGGTTGAACAGATCAAGGCGGGTAATCGTTCTATCACCGGTGTGATGCTGGAAAGCCACATCCACGAAGGGAATCAATCATCTGAACAACCCCGTGCAGATATGCACTACGGTGTTTCAGTGACCGATGCCTGTATTAACTGGGAAAGTACCGAAACCCTGTTACGTGGCATGCACCAAGAATTGCGTTCAGTGCTGGCGGCACGGACTGTAGAGGAAGAGTAA
- the btsR gene encoding two-component system response regulator BtsR, whose product MLRVIIVDDEQPAREDLRERLSEEHDIEIVAECSNALEAIPAIQRLQPDVVFLDIQMPRINGLELASMLNPENMPHIVFVTAYDEYAIRAFEEHAFDYLLKPLDHQRLVKTLIRLRRGLSVNNNLQKITEPMLRHIPCSGHNRIFLLKIEEVEYLSSELSGVHVVGTVQSGYTQLSLKTLEEKTPFIRCHRQYMVNTEQLREIQLMDNGSAEVITRSGRHIPVSRRYLKSLKEKLGIS is encoded by the coding sequence ATGTTAAGAGTCATCATCGTCGACGATGAACAACCTGCGCGTGAAGATTTACGCGAAAGACTGAGTGAAGAACACGATATTGAGATCGTCGCCGAATGCAGCAATGCACTGGAAGCAATCCCTGCAATCCAGCGCCTACAGCCCGACGTGGTGTTTCTCGACATCCAAATGCCAAGAATTAATGGCTTGGAATTGGCATCAATGTTGAATCCAGAAAACATGCCACACATCGTGTTTGTTACCGCTTACGATGAATATGCCATCCGCGCATTTGAAGAGCACGCCTTTGACTATCTGTTAAAACCACTCGATCATCAACGGTTGGTAAAAACACTAATACGCTTAAGACGCGGCCTGAGTGTAAATAATAATTTACAAAAAATCACCGAACCTATGCTGCGGCATATCCCCTGCTCTGGTCATAACCGTATTTTTTTGCTGAAAATTGAGGAAGTAGAATACCTAAGCTCCGAACTTAGCGGGGTGCATGTCGTAGGGACAGTACAATCGGGCTATACCCAGTTGTCACTCAAAACACTCGAAGAAAAAACACCATTTATCCGCTGCCACCGGCAATATATGGTAAACACAGAGCAGTTGAGAGAGATTCAACTGATGGATAATGGGTCAGCCGAAGTAATTACTCGAAGCGGCAGGCATATCCCGGTGAGTCGCCGCTACTTAAAATCACTGAAGGAGAAATTAGGGATTAGTTGA
- a CDS encoding anaerobic C4-dicarboxylate transporter produces the protein MITLQFIIIIICLLLGTRYGGMGLGLISGIGLFILTFIFGLEPGKPPVDVMLTILAVIGCASVLQTAGGLNVMMQFAERLLRRHPQHITLLAPFTTWSLTFLCGTGHVVYTMFPIISDIAIKKGIRPERPMAVASVASQMAITASPVSVAVVSLVSIIGANHGIGHAYSILEILAVSVPASLVGVLMAALWSLRRGKDLDKDPDFQERIKDPEQRSFIYGSTDTLLNQVFPKQAYWSTWIFFAAIAIVVLLGAFAELRPAFEVKGKLQSLSMNLVIQMMMLIAGAVILMGCKVKPSDISNGAVFKAGMVAIFSVFGVAWMSDTFFQAHMGDLKLVLEDVVKSKPWTYAIVLFLVSKLVNSQAAALAAIAPMGLQLGVDPKMLIAFFPAAYGYFVLPTYPSDLACIGFDRSGTTKIGKFIINHSFIIPGLIGVISSCITGYLLVTTFM, from the coding sequence ATGATAACACTACAATTTATAATTATAATTATATGTCTACTACTGGGGACACGTTACGGAGGTATGGGGCTGGGGTTAATAAGTGGTATTGGCTTATTTATTCTGACCTTTATCTTCGGACTAGAACCAGGTAAACCACCAGTAGATGTAATGCTCACCATATTAGCTGTTATTGGTTGTGCATCTGTATTACAAACTGCCGGTGGATTAAATGTAATGATGCAATTTGCCGAGCGCTTATTACGCCGGCATCCTCAGCATATTACACTACTGGCTCCATTCACAACGTGGTCATTAACCTTTTTATGCGGCACCGGGCATGTTGTTTATACTATGTTCCCGATTATTTCTGATATAGCTATTAAGAAAGGTATTCGCCCGGAACGACCAATGGCCGTTGCATCCGTGGCATCTCAAATGGCGATTACCGCCTCACCTGTATCAGTAGCTGTCGTATCATTAGTATCAATTATTGGTGCCAATCACGGTATCGGCCATGCTTACAGCATTTTGGAAATTCTGGCCGTATCAGTCCCAGCCTCTTTAGTTGGGGTACTAATGGCAGCCTTGTGGAGTCTGCGCCGGGGTAAAGACCTGGATAAAGACCCAGATTTTCAAGAAAGAATTAAAGATCCAGAGCAGCGCTCCTTTATTTATGGTTCAACAGATACATTATTGAATCAGGTTTTCCCGAAACAAGCCTATTGGTCTACCTGGATATTCTTCGCCGCTATCGCAATAGTAGTATTACTGGGTGCTTTTGCTGAGCTGCGCCCAGCCTTTGAAGTGAAGGGCAAATTACAGTCACTGTCGATGAACCTGGTTATTCAGATGATGATGCTGATAGCCGGTGCAGTTATCTTGATGGGCTGTAAAGTTAAACCTAGTGATATCTCTAACGGTGCCGTATTTAAAGCTGGCATGGTTGCTATCTTCTCGGTATTCGGTGTTGCCTGGATGAGTGATACCTTCTTCCAAGCCCATATGGGTGATTTGAAACTGGTATTGGAAGATGTCGTGAAAAGTAAGCCTTGGACTTATGCCATTGTTCTGTTCTTGGTTTCCAAGCTGGTTAACAGCCAAGCGGCAGCATTAGCCGCAATAGCACCAATGGGCCTGCAACTTGGTGTTGATCCTAAAATGTTGATTGCCTTCTTCCCTGCTGCTTATGGCTACTTTGTTCTGCCAACCTATCCAAGCGATCTTGCTTGCATCGGTTTTGACCGTTCAGGTACCACCAAGATTGGTAAGTTTATCATTAACCACAGTTTTATCATTCCAGGACTTATCGGTGTTATTAGTTCATGTATCACCGGTTACTTACTGGTAACGACCTTTATGTAA
- a CDS encoding DUF481 domain-containing protein has product MFSLRHTKALPFYISAIALSLISTSVLADAAVFTALDDPATAKKSFDGTVEAGYTAQSGNTTNSTLTANSTLTWFQPNTAYSLWGAARNTSANNQRSSERYQLGGRTRYNLTDSNYLFGQASWLNDRYNGFDSRSVLTTGYGRQIMTTPLHNLRVEFGPGVRHDEFYGGGRATKALAYGGANYTYQLTDNTVFSEGVSALANEETTLNSETALNVAINKSFALRLAYVVTYNTKPPASAPKNTDTTTSVTLVYGL; this is encoded by the coding sequence ATGTTTTCTTTGCGTCATACCAAGGCGTTGCCGTTTTATATCAGCGCAATCGCTTTATCCCTCATCAGCACTTCAGTTCTTGCTGATGCGGCTGTTTTTACTGCCTTAGATGATCCAGCTACAGCCAAGAAGAGCTTTGATGGTACTGTCGAGGCTGGTTATACCGCACAATCAGGAAATACCACTAACTCAACGTTGACAGCTAACTCAACGTTAACTTGGTTCCAACCTAACACCGCCTATAGTTTGTGGGGAGCCGCGCGCAATACCAGCGCTAACAATCAACGCTCTTCTGAACGTTATCAGCTAGGCGGGCGTACCCGCTATAATCTGACTGATAGTAACTACCTGTTCGGGCAAGCCAGTTGGCTGAATGATCGCTACAACGGTTTTGACTCCCGGTCGGTGTTAACTACCGGTTATGGTCGCCAGATTATGACTACTCCGTTGCACAACCTGCGGGTGGAATTTGGTCCGGGTGTTCGTCACGATGAATTCTATGGTGGTGGTCGAGCCACTAAAGCATTGGCTTATGGCGGTGCAAACTATACCTATCAACTGACTGATAACACGGTGTTTAGTGAAGGGGTTTCTGCATTAGCGAACGAAGAAACTACGTTGAACTCTGAAACTGCGTTAAACGTTGCAATCAATAAAAGCTTCGCTCTGCGCTTAGCTTATGTTGTGACTTATAACACTAAGCCACCTGCCAGCGCGCCTAAAAATACTGATACCACAACATCAGTCACTCTGGTTTACGGCCTGTAA
- the rplS gene encoding 50S ribosomal protein L19 codes for MSNIIKQIEQEQMKQDVPAFRPGDSVEVKVWVVEGSKKRLQAFEGVVIAIRNRGLHSAFTVRKISNGEGVERVFQTHSPVIDSITVKRRGAVRQAKLYYLRERTGKSARIKERLN; via the coding sequence ATGAGCAATATTATCAAGCAAATCGAACAAGAGCAGATGAAGCAAGATGTACCTGCATTCCGTCCGGGTGATTCCGTGGAAGTGAAGGTATGGGTTGTTGAAGGTTCTAAAAAGCGTCTGCAGGCATTCGAGGGCGTGGTTATCGCTATTCGTAACCGCGGTCTGCATTCTGCGTTCACCGTTCGTAAAATTTCCAACGGCGAAGGTGTTGAGCGTGTATTCCAAACTCACTCCCCAGTAATCGACAGCATTACTGTGAAACGTCGTGGTGCCGTTCGTCAAGCGAAACTGTACTATCTGCGTGAGCGTACTGGTAAGTCTGCTCGTATTAAAGAGCGTCTTAACTAA
- the trmD gene encoding tRNA (guanosine(37)-N1)-methyltransferase TrmD, which produces MWIGVISLFPEMFRAITDYGVTGRAVKNGLLSVQCWSPRDFTYDRHRTVDDRPYGGGPGMLMMVQPLREAIHAAKAAAGEGAKVIYLSPQGRKLDQQGVCELATNQKMILVCGRYEGVDERVLKTEIDEEWSIGDYVLSGGELPAMALIDSVSRFIPGVLGHQASAEEDSFVDGLLDCPHYTRPEVLEGMEVPPVLLSGNHAEIRRWRLKQSLGRTWLRRPELLESLALTDEQMVLLAEFQREHKP; this is translated from the coding sequence ATGTGGATCGGTGTTATTAGCCTGTTTCCCGAGATGTTCCGCGCAATAACCGATTACGGGGTAACTGGCCGGGCAGTAAAAAATGGCCTGCTGAGCGTGCAGTGTTGGAGTCCTCGTGACTTTACCTACGATCGGCATCGTACCGTGGATGACCGCCCATATGGCGGTGGCCCGGGAATGTTGATGATGGTGCAACCGCTAAGGGAAGCCATTCATGCAGCAAAAGCAGCGGCAGGCGAGGGAGCAAAGGTGATTTATCTGTCACCTCAAGGGCGCAAACTGGACCAACAGGGTGTTTGCGAACTGGCTACCAATCAGAAGATGATTCTGGTGTGTGGTCGGTACGAAGGTGTTGATGAGCGCGTACTGAAAACCGAAATTGATGAAGAATGGTCAATTGGTGATTACGTTCTCAGCGGTGGCGAGTTGCCAGCAATGGCTCTGATAGATTCAGTATCCCGCTTTATCCCGGGAGTGCTAGGTCATCAGGCTTCAGCAGAGGAAGATTCCTTTGTTGATGGATTGCTGGATTGTCCACACTACACTCGTCCTGAGGTGTTAGAAGGGATGGAAGTTCCGCCAGTATTACTGTCGGGTAACCATGCCGAGATTCGTCGCTGGCGCTTAAAGCAGTCGCTGGGCCGTACCTGGCTTAGAAGACCTGAACTTCTAGAAAGCCTAGCTCTGACTGACGAGCAAATGGTGTTGCTGGCTGAGTTCCAACGGGAACACAAGCCCTGA